One Ananas comosus cultivar F153 linkage group 1, ASM154086v1, whole genome shotgun sequence DNA window includes the following coding sequences:
- the LOC109716499 gene encoding low-temperature-induced cysteine proteinase-like: MEMEGLLSSNGYVMFAPKEWTTYIISSKRKATFDWRDARVVTPVKAQAFSYMLENGGLARWENYPYKMRKGRYNGQLARQQAAQIDSFHIENYVIENRLRALIDKQPVVAQVLANRSFADYDGGFFAGYPAETTNHEVLITGYGTDPEHRDYWMIKNS, encoded by the exons ATGGAGATGGAGGGTTTGCTTTCGTCCAATGGGTACGTGATGTTTGCACCCAAAGAATGGACGACCTACATAATTTCTTCAAAAAGAAAGGCAACTTTTGACTGGAGGGATGCTAGAGTCGTGACTCCCGTCAAAGCCCAAG CATTCAGCTATATGTTGGAAAATGGAGGGCTTGCTAGGTGGGAGAACTACCCATACAAAATGCGGAAGGGCCGCTACAATGGTCAACTCGCAAGGCAGCAAGCCGCGCAAATCGATTCGTTTCACATCGAAAACTATGTAATTGAGAATAGATTAAGAGCACTAATTGACAAGCAGCCTGTTGTGGCTCAAGTCTTAGCGAATCGCTCATTTGCCGACTATGATGGAGGATTTTTTGCTGGATATCCTGCTGAAACTACTAATCATGAAGTATTAATAACTGGATATGGAACGGACCCGGAACATAGAGATTATTGGATGATAAAAAATTCCTAG